In Candidatus Poribacteria bacterium, the following are encoded in one genomic region:
- a CDS encoding type II toxin-antitoxin system VapC family toxin, translating to MIHYTTEKPKVYIETTVVSYLVARYSSDTTIAIVHGVEYLVSWNHKHIVNANEREHINKICQAAGFKPITICTPTELIKKFEMKEAIEDYTDPILEECLRMKAEFNAQFNSMEELSAYLKAENEKFKKQGWKYVSYYKPPEESDKDA from the coding sequence ATGATACACTATACAACTGAGAAACCGAAAGTCTACATTGAGACGACGGTTGTGAGTTATTTGGTGGCGCGGTATAGTTCTGATACAACTATTGCCATAGTACATGGTGTCGAATACCTTGTATCATGGAACCATAAGCACATCGTGAATGCAAACGAGCGTGAACATATCAACAAAATTTGCCAAGCAGCAGGATTTAAACCGATAACGATTTGCACGCCTACTGAGTTAATAAAGAAATTTGAAATGAAAGAAGCTATTGAAGATTATACAGATCCCATTCTTGAGGAATGCCTTCGGATGAAAGCGGAGTTCAACGCCCAATTTAACTCTATGGAGGAACTCTCCGCGTATTTGAAAGCAGAAAATGAAAAATTCAAAAAACAGGGCTGGAAATACGTTTCCTACTACAAGCCCCCAGAGGAATCTGACAAGGATGCCTAA
- a CDS encoding phytanoyl-CoA dioxygenase family protein, with protein MPQSPIFHDYTFGEQERKLLDSDGHFVLPGLLTSEAQEKLTNSLSYIHELSRTPKEGHEPNRFSAEYDSYLESLIAHPQMLELTRKVLGEDIRYDHCVSLNRPGGNRGIGWHSHGYADDDPSLGFVRIFFYVNGFEPDDGGLKAVPGSHLYRDARIHAQSDAELRENWLTSKTHPETGEPLEIEALSAPPGTVALMWTHAAHAVSRRKEDSNTRWCVVYAYRNPGRPSGARWLTPEFERKSIPGAEGLMSLY; from the coding sequence ATGCCACAAAGCCCGATTTTTCATGACTATACATTTGGTGAACAGGAGCGGAAACTGCTGGATAGCGACGGCCATTTCGTTTTACCGGGTTTACTCACGTCAGAGGCACAAGAAAAGTTGACGAACTCGCTTTCGTATATCCACGAACTGTCTCGTACGCCAAAAGAAGGGCATGAACCGAATCGATTTTCCGCAGAATATGACAGTTATCTCGAAAGCCTGATTGCACACCCTCAGATGCTTGAACTCACACGGAAGGTGTTGGGTGAAGATATCCGATACGATCACTGTGTTAGCCTGAATCGACCCGGCGGCAATCGTGGCATTGGGTGGCACAGCCACGGATACGCCGATGACGATCCGAGTTTGGGGTTCGTCCGCATCTTCTTCTATGTCAACGGATTTGAACCCGACGATGGCGGTTTGAAAGCGGTTCCCGGAAGTCATTTGTATCGCGACGCAAGAATTCATGCACAGTCCGACGCGGAACTGCGAGAAAATTGGTTGACAAGCAAAACGCATCCAGAAACAGGTGAACCGCTGGAAATCGAGGCATTATCTGCCCCGCCCGGCACAGTCGCGTTGATGTGGACGCATGCGGCACATGCCGTGTCCCGAAGAAAAGAGGATAGTAATACGCGCTGGTGCGTCGTCTATGCCTATCGGAATCCCGGCAGACCGTCCGGTGCCCGCTGGCTTACCCCCGAATTTGAACGAAAATCGATCCCCGGCGCAGAGGGATTAATGTCTCTCTACTAA
- a CDS encoding sulfatase-like hydrolase/transferase → MPQDKPHILFLINDEHRPDVLPIEGDTAIRTPTLSRFMDEGIYFRNAYTPSPICVPARQSFLSGLYPRNCGSLNFGDPMPTEVRTIPGQLGNYGYYSCCAGKMHFVGTDVMHGWQERVGRDIIGNNGYPYPAVKDEHYARVESEPGTGPKQSKVIQEVRDAQPGLGRWMLNDQYNVDGALLFLEEYFVDAPYDRPRSNPLCMAVSLIAPHYPYQCPMDLFNYYMQRVEPIVEEPNEKFGYDDFFRVRVGEDVTYRQAHRATAAYYGMIEWMDTQFGRVIEKLEHLNVLDDFIIVFLSDHGEMLGTKGLWEKQSYFEASARVPLSIWYPKRFGREPKIVEQNVSLVDLFPTVCELVDILAPDELDGRSLMPLIEGNSTGWHDTVYSELWRAQNGPSVMVKEGSLKYFQFNNDKGWPEQLFDLTKDPDERNNLIDAPAYADALSKLRAKAEALPPPRRKDENNRFIDPHRPITLSK, encoded by the coding sequence ATGCCACAAGATAAACCGCACATTCTCTTCCTGATCAACGACGAACACCGCCCAGATGTATTGCCAATCGAAGGAGATACCGCCATCCGCACGCCGACACTGTCTCGGTTTATGGATGAAGGGATCTACTTCCGCAACGCTTATACCCCATCCCCTATCTGTGTCCCTGCCCGACAGAGTTTTCTTTCAGGACTCTATCCGCGAAACTGTGGGAGTCTTAACTTCGGTGACCCAATGCCGACAGAGGTCCGAACCATACCGGGACAGTTAGGGAATTACGGGTACTATAGCTGCTGCGCCGGCAAGATGCACTTTGTCGGGACAGATGTGATGCACGGCTGGCAAGAACGGGTCGGGCGCGATATCATTGGTAACAATGGATATCCCTATCCTGCTGTAAAAGATGAACACTACGCACGAGTTGAATCGGAACCCGGCACGGGTCCGAAGCAGAGCAAGGTGATCCAGGAAGTTCGAGACGCACAACCCGGCTTAGGACGATGGATGCTCAATGACCAATACAATGTGGACGGTGCGCTGCTGTTCCTTGAGGAATATTTTGTCGATGCGCCTTACGATCGTCCGAGATCAAATCCGCTCTGTATGGCGGTAAGCCTCATCGCACCGCACTATCCGTATCAGTGTCCGATGGATCTGTTCAATTACTACATGCAACGGGTGGAACCGATCGTCGAAGAGCCGAATGAGAAGTTTGGATACGACGACTTTTTCAGGGTCCGGGTCGGTGAAGACGTAACCTACCGTCAGGCGCACCGAGCGACCGCGGCATACTACGGGATGATCGAGTGGATGGACACACAATTCGGGCGTGTCATTGAGAAACTGGAACATTTGAACGTCTTAGACGATTTTATTATTGTTTTCCTCTCTGACCACGGTGAGATGCTCGGCACGAAAGGACTTTGGGAGAAACAGAGCTACTTTGAGGCTTCGGCACGGGTGCCGCTCTCTATCTGGTATCCGAAACGGTTTGGGCGAGAACCGAAAATTGTTGAACAGAATGTCTCATTAGTCGATCTGTTTCCAACCGTATGTGAGTTAGTAGACATCCTCGCCCCCGATGAACTTGATGGACGTTCGCTTATGCCGCTGATTGAAGGAAATTCAACAGGATGGCATGATACCGTTTATAGTGAACTGTGGCGTGCGCAAAACGGACCATCTGTGATGGTCAAAGAGGGGAGTTTAAAGTATTTCCAATTTAATAACGATAAGGGGTGGCCTGAACAACTTTTCGATCTCACCAAGGATCCGGATGAACGAAACAACTTAATCGATGCCCCTGCTTACGCCGACGCCCTCTCAAAACTCCGCGCGAAAGCCGAGGCATTACCGCCCCCGCGCCGGAAGGATGAGAATAACAGATTTATCGACCCACATCGTCCGATCACACTTTCGAAATAA
- a CDS encoding NUDIX domain-containing protein → MARIITGPRVGKNGAIRVGCSAVIFDKDRENILLTRREDNNQWCLPSGGMEPGESASEACIREVEEETGLRVAIKRLIGVYTTPHELIVYQDGNKIQLVALCFEAEIVGGELRLSCETTEYGYFSYQEIQRLYLLLNHAPRIEDAYSGEMTTYIR, encoded by the coding sequence ATGGCTCGAATCATTACAGGGCCTCGCGTGGGAAAAAATGGCGCAATCCGCGTTGGATGTTCAGCTGTCATTTTTGATAAAGATCGTGAAAATATCCTACTGACAAGACGCGAGGATAACAACCAATGGTGTCTACCCAGTGGAGGGATGGAACCGGGGGAAAGTGCAAGCGAAGCGTGTATACGGGAAGTTGAAGAAGAAACAGGTTTGCGAGTTGCAATAAAACGTCTCATCGGCGTTTACACAACCCCACACGAGTTGATTGTATATCAAGACGGAAACAAAATTCAGTTAGTGGCTCTATGCTTTGAAGCAGAAATTGTAGGTGGTGAACTTCGGCTGAGTTGTGAAACAACCGAATATGGATATTTCTCCTATCAAGAAATACAAAGATTATATCTGCTTTTGAACCACGCGCCGCGTATCGAAGATGCCTACAGTGGAGAAATGACGACTTATATCAGATAA
- a CDS encoding ATP-binding protein: MFINRHQELAALERMFQSEIAEFFVLYGRKRVGKTELLSRFCKDKRSIYFLASQLKERDHLQQLTEIARHVIDDPLLQSLAFKDWESALIYFAQQAQAERLIFVLDEFQYLCEDNAALPSLIQRFWDLHGKNSKLFLILCGSQVSFMEREVLAERSPLYGRRTGQLRLMPLSYRDSGSFFSQYSAEEKLIAYGILGGIPAYLNQFALRASNYSDRMLEQHIKDELLTPQGYLFDEVNFLLRTELREPRTYASVLHAIAGGATRLNEISQRVGLDATSVNKYLSVLRELGLVKRETPITERAPEKSKKGLYKIADNYVKFWFRFVLPNRSLIESGNAELVYAQMIAPNLSHYMGEIFEDVCRQYISLYWGEKLKVASKQVGAHWGSNLEIDVLTENIDDSHWFGECKWWSAPVGENVLNHLIENTSKVPNQWKRNPRYILFSANGFTDALKQRMKKEEVFLIEANDLF, encoded by the coding sequence ATGTTCATCAATAGACACCAAGAATTAGCGGCTTTAGAACGGATGTTTCAGTCAGAAATAGCGGAATTTTTTGTGCTATATGGCAGAAAACGGGTTGGGAAAACTGAACTCCTATCACGATTTTGTAAGGACAAAAGAAGTATCTATTTCCTTGCCAGTCAGTTGAAGGAGCGAGATCACCTCCAGCAGTTGACTGAGATTGCGCGACATGTCATCGATGATCCATTACTGCAGAGCCTTGCCTTTAAGGATTGGGAGTCTGCCCTTATCTACTTTGCACAGCAGGCACAAGCAGAAAGACTTATTTTCGTACTTGACGAATTTCAATATCTCTGTGAGGATAACGCCGCACTTCCTTCATTGATTCAAAGGTTCTGGGATCTACACGGAAAAAATAGCAAACTTTTTTTGATTTTATGTGGATCACAGGTGAGTTTTATGGAGCGAGAGGTGTTGGCGGAACGCTCACCGCTATATGGACGGCGCACTGGACAACTCCGTTTGATGCCGCTTTCCTACCGCGACAGTGGATCTTTTTTTTCTCAATATTCTGCGGAAGAAAAACTCATCGCTTACGGTATCCTGGGCGGTATTCCAGCGTATCTCAATCAATTTGCGTTGCGTGCCTCAAACTATTCAGACAGAATGCTTGAACAGCATATCAAGGACGAACTGCTCACGCCCCAAGGGTACTTGTTTGATGAAGTTAATTTCTTGTTACGCACAGAACTCAGAGAACCGAGAACGTATGCAAGTGTGCTGCATGCAATCGCTGGTGGCGCGACGCGATTGAATGAAATTTCCCAACGGGTTGGACTTGACGCAACGAGCGTGAATAAGTATCTCAGCGTGCTTCGGGAACTGGGGTTAGTCAAACGCGAAACACCTATCACTGAACGGGCGCCTGAAAAAAGTAAAAAAGGGCTTTATAAAATCGCTGATAACTACGTCAAATTCTGGTTTCGGTTCGTGCTACCCAATCGAAGTCTCATCGAATCTGGAAACGCGGAGTTGGTGTATGCGCAGATGATTGCTCCGAATCTCTCACACTATATGGGCGAAATTTTTGAAGACGTTTGTCGTCAATATATCAGTCTTTATTGGGGAGAAAAATTAAAGGTCGCCTCCAAACAGGTCGGAGCACATTGGGGCTCCAATCTTGAAATCGATGTGTTAACAGAAAATATTGACGACAGTCACTGGTTTGGCGAGTGTAAGTGGTGGAGTGCGCCAGTCGGAGAAAACGTCCTAAATCACCTCATCGAAAACACCTCAAAAGTTCCTAATCAGTGGAAACGCAACCCGCGATATATTTTGTTTTCTGCAAATGGGTTCACAGATGCTCTTAAGCAGAGGATGAAAAAAGAAGAAGTGTTTCTCATTGAGGCAAATGACCTATTTTAG